One genomic region from Chthonomonas calidirosea T49 encodes:
- the rpmJ gene encoding 50S ribosomal protein L36, with amino-acid sequence MKVRASVKKICNKCKVIKREGVVRVICVNPKHKQRQG; translated from the coding sequence ATGAAGGTACGCGCGTCTGTCAAAAAGATCTGTAACAAGTGCAAAGTCATCAAGCGCGAAGGGGTTGTTCGCGTTATCTGTGTTAATCCGAAACATAAACAGCGTCAGGGATAG
- the rpsM gene encoding 30S ribosomal protein S13 has product MARIAGVDLPRDKRIEYALPYIYGIGLPSAKKIVAQAGIDPSRRVRDLTEAELGRLREIIEREYRVEGDLRREVQLNIRRLMEIQCYRGLRHRRGLPVRGQRTKTNARTRKGKRRTVAGKKKAKK; this is encoded by the coding sequence TTGGCACGTATTGCAGGCGTGGATCTACCACGCGATAAACGAATCGAATATGCGTTGCCTTATATCTACGGGATCGGTTTGCCGAGCGCGAAGAAGATTGTGGCGCAGGCGGGAATTGACCCATCGCGCCGTGTTCGTGACCTCACCGAGGCCGAGTTAGGGCGTCTACGTGAGATCATCGAGCGGGAGTATCGCGTGGAGGGTGACCTCCGGCGTGAGGTTCAGTTGAACATCCGGCGACTGATGGAGATACAGTGTTATCGAGGTCTGCGCCATCGGCGCGGGCTGCCGGTGCGCGGCCAGCGCACCAAGACCAATGCGCGTACTCGCAAAGGAAAACGGCGCACGGTTGCCGGTAAGAAAAAGGCGAAGAAGTAG